A window from Thalassophryne amazonica chromosome 15, fThaAma1.1, whole genome shotgun sequence encodes these proteins:
- the LOC117526831 gene encoding low affinity immunoglobulin epsilon Fc receptor-like — protein MTADMSASAMTKMDIDDSKFGYSQLSGNGSRFWNSVNGLRRNPFKLVAAGLGLLCVFLLAGVIGQHLHYRKLEGENQNRLNEVTKVKDNLQENLKTVQKDKKTLQVDKDQLQGRYDYLSRQNNQLQTNANILKQESNDLKVKQSQLQMANSALSQSLNQLNSSQQQLQTNNKALTKARDLLDEQHKSVVKLNKDLQTSYDTAVKERNNLENKYNNATRSREQLQLSCNLLTKTVENLQKHYNISTSEKEKLASSHQNLTKEMAELQASYDILVKVNDQLQASYTVLLQEKEELLSTKMNVTAERDQLKMVNFNLTAERDKLQQEVQKLNTTAQDKLCPAGWKKFQNSCYYAASGRKSWRLSRVDCQNRGAADLVIITSEEEMMFINSLYSGDSESWIGLTDQAVQGHFVWVDGMPLIWTFWAQGQPRSYNRRNWDCVGFWHHSTEQGEWNVKNCRSKTQWICEKEFYSV, from the exons ATGACCGCAGACATGAGTGCCTCTGCAATGACCAAGATGGACATCGACGACAGTAAATTTGGCTACAGTCAACTTTCAGGGAATGGCAGCAGGTTCTGGAACTCAG TTAACGGGTTGAGAAGGAACCCGTTCAAGCTGGTTGCAGCTGGTCTCGGACTGTTGTGTGTTTTTCTGCTGGCTGGAGTCATCGGTCAGCATCTCCACT ATCGTAAATTAGAGGGAGAAAACCAGAACCGTCTCAACGAAGTGACCAAAGTCAAAGACAACTTGCAGGAGAACCTGAAGACCGTGCAAAAGGACAAAAAAACCCTCCAAGTGGACAAAGACCAGCTACAGGGCAGATATGATTATTTATCCAGGCAGAATAATCAGCTGCAAACAAATGCCAACATTCTGAAACAAGAAAGTAATGATCTTAAAGTTAAACAAAGCCAGTTACAGATGGCAAACAGTGCATTAAGTCAAAGCTTAAACCAATTAAACTCCAGCCAGCAGCAGCTGCAGACCAATAACAAGGCTTTGACTAAGGCCAGAGACCTCTTAGACGAACAACACAAGTCAGTGGTCAAACTCAACAAGGACTTACAGACAAGTTACGACACGGCGGTAAAGGAGAGGAACAATTTAGAGAACAAGTACAACAACGCAACCAGATCAAGAGAACAACTGCAGCTTAGCTGCAACTTATTGACCAAGACTGTGGAGAACCTGCAGAAACACTACAACATCTCCACCAGTGAGAAGGAGAAGCTTGCAAGCAGTCACCAAAACCTGACGAAGGAGATGGCTGAGTTGCAGGCCAGTTACGACATACTCGTGAAGGTCAACGATCAGCTGCAGGCCAGTTACACCGTTTTACTTCAAGAAAAGGAGGAACTTCTAAGCACTAAGATGAATGTAACGGCAGAGAGAGACCAGCTGAAGATGGTCAACTTCAATCTGACTGcagagagagacaaactgcagcaggAAGTTCAGAAACTGAACACAACCGCTCAAG ATAAGTTGTGTCCTGCTGGCTGGAAGAAGTTTCAGAACAGCTGCTACTATGCTGCTTCTGGACGGAAATCGTGGCGCTTGAGCAGAGTGGATTGTCAGAACAGAGGTGCTGCTGACCTGGTCATCATAACCAGTGAAGAAGAAATG ATGTTCATCAATAGCTTGTATTCAGGAGACAGTGAATCCTGGATCGGTTTGACTGATCAAGctgtacaaggacattttgtttgGGTCGATGGGATGCCACTTATCTGGAC GTTTTGGGCTCAGGGTCAACCCAGGAGCTATAACCGGAGGAACTGGGACTGTGTGGGGTTCTGGCACCATTCCACGGAGCAGGGGGAGTGGAATGTGAAAAACTGTCGCTCAAAAACACAGTGGATCTGTGAAAAGGAGTTTTATTCTGTATGA